The stretch of DNA TCTGCCGCTCGCACCCGGCACGTACCACGTCGAACTCGTCGCGGCCGACGGGTTCACGATCCTGGAACGTCTGGAACGCGCCGCTGACCTGGAAGTCGTCTACAGCGACCTCCTTGGGACCGGTAAAGTGCCGAATTCCAAGCAGAGCACAGTGGTGCTGCCGGCGAACTGGCAAGATCTGGGCTGAGCCGTTTCGATGTCCGACATGCCCGCCGTCAGCGTCGTCATTCCGACCCGGAACCGGGCGACGCTGCTGCGTGAGACGCTCCAGAGCCTGCGCGAGCAGACGACCGATGACTTCGAGACGGTCGTCATCGACGACGGCTCGACCGATGACACCGCCGAGGTGGCGTCGGCATTCGACGTGCGATTCGTCCCGCTGCCGAAGGGACGGCGCGGCGCATCTGCTGGCCGGAACGTCGGCGTCGCGAGAACGACCGGTCGCTACGTCGTCTTCCTCGACAGCGACGACCTGCTGGCCCCGACGTGTCTGGCGGATCGCATCCAGCTGATGGACGATCGGACCGACCTCGACTTCGCCGTCAGCCAGTGCGGCCTGTTCCGCGACACGCCAGGCGACTCAACGATGGTCTGGAACCGTTTCAACGACGGCGACGACCTGGATCGGTACCTGTCGCGCGACCCCGTCTGGCAAACCACCGCCCCGACTTGGCGGCGCGAGTCTTTGGCGACCATCGGACCGTGGGACGAGCAGGCGCTCAGCGGGCAGGACTGGGAAATGTCGACGCGTGCCATCGCAGTCGGACTGAGGTACGAGACGTTCGAGAAGGTCGTCGATTGCCACTGGCGTTTGCCATCCGGCTCGCGCGACAGCATCGGCAAGTCGGCAGCAGTGGGGGAGAAGGCGGCGCATGCGCGGTCGTGGGCGGGCACGGTCGAACGCGTCTGGCGTGCAGTCGACGCGGCCGGTCTCATGAATCAGCACCGGCGCGATCTGGTGGCCGGGCTCATGTGGCACGCTTGCCGACGCCTCGCCGACGCGGCAAGCTTCGGCGAGGCCCGACGATTCTGGCGGAAGGTCCATCGCGACTTCGGCCTGATCAACGAGCAGCAGTTCGCCGAGGGCTGGCTCTACCACCGCAGCGGCAAGATCGCGTGGTTCAACCGGCTCAAGGAAGACCGCGTCGCGACCGGCTGGCCGAGGCACTTTCGTCGTGCGGTCGAGGGCAGTCGCACGCACTGCCGCGTTCGCTCGACTGGCACGCCCCCGGCAGTTTCGGTGCTGTTGCCGGCGTACAACGCCAATCGCTACATCGAAGAGGCGGTCGAGTCGATCCTGCTGCAGACCTTCCGCGACTTCGAACTGCTGATCGTCGACGACGGCTCCACCGACGGCACGGCTGAGAAGCTCGAACGCCTCGCCGAGCGCGACGTCCGCGTGCAACTCGTGCGTCGACCGCGCGGCCGGGGAAAGGGCTACGTGCAGGGCCTCATCGAGATGGCCGAGCGGGCCAGAGGCGAGTTCCTGGCACGCATGGACGCGGACGACGTCGCCCGGCCGGAGCGGTTCGAGCTGCAGATCGACCGCCTCCGCAGCGACGCTGACCTCGTGCTTGTCGGCGGACAGGTGCGGTGGGTCGATCCGTACGGACTCGACCTCGAATCGAGCCAGTATCCGACCACCCACAACGCCATCGACGCCGAGCTGTTGGCCGGACGTGGCGGCGTGATTCCGCATCCGGGAAGCCTCTTCCGCAAGTCGGCGTACGAGCAGGTCGGCGGCTATCGCAACGGATTTCAGCCGAGCGAAGACCTCGACCTCTGGCTGCGTCTGGCGGAGGTCGGCCGGGTCGCGAACGTCGACGAAGTGATCCTCGACTATCGCCAGCACTTCGCCAGCGTCACGCGCAGTCGTCGGGACGAACAGCTGCGCGTGAAGCCACGCATCATCGCTGAGGCGTGTCAGCGTCGCGGCCTGCCCGCGCCGGAGGAGGCGTCGCTCGACCAGTGGGAACCCGCCCCGCCGGACCAGCTGCTCTATCGCTGGGGCTGGCAAGCCATCAAGGAACGCCACCTCGAAGCCGCCCGCGGGCACGCGTGGAGCCTCGTGAGGCGCAGGCCTTTCGATCGCGACGCCTGGCATCTCGCCGCGTGTGCCGTCCGTGGCCGATAAGCCGGTTGCCCGACGGATGCAGCACCGTGCATCCGACGTATCGGTGTGCGGCTAACCTCCAACGTGACGGCCGCACCTGAAGTGTCGGTGCTGATTCCGGTTTACAACGGCGAGCAGTACCTCCGATCCGCCGTCGAGTCGATCCTCGGCCAAACCTTCGGCGACCTCGAAGTCGTCGTCATCGACGACGGCTCCACCGACGGCACGCACGATGTCCTGCGCGACCTCGAACGCAGCGACGAACGCATGCGCGTCTTCCTCCGGCCACACACCGGCTACGTCAAACAGCTCAACTTCGGCATCGACGTTTGCCGCGGCACGTTCATCGCGCGAATGGATGCGGATGACCTCGCGTATGAAGACCGCCTGGCCGTCCAGATTCCGGAACTGCGCCGTCGGCCGGAGGTCATGGTGCTGGGCGGTGCGTACGACCTGATCGATGGCCGGGACCGGCTTCTGCGTCGCCACTGGCCGCCGTGCGACGACGCGACCTTGCAGGAACAGTGCCTCAGCGGCCAAACGCCCATCGGCCACCCGACGGCT from Planctomycetota bacterium encodes:
- a CDS encoding glycosyltransferase family 2 protein: MSDMPAVSVVIPTRNRATLLRETLQSLREQTTDDFETVVIDDGSTDDTAEVASAFDVRFVPLPKGRRGASAGRNVGVARTTGRYVVFLDSDDLLAPTCLADRIQLMDDRTDLDFAVSQCGLFRDTPGDSTMVWNRFNDGDDLDRYLSRDPVWQTTAPTWRRESLATIGPWDEQALSGQDWEMSTRAIAVGLRYETFEKVVDCHWRLPSGSRDSIGKSAAVGEKAAHARSWAGTVERVWRAVDAAGLMNQHRRDLVAGLMWHACRRLADAASFGEARRFWRKVHRDFGLINEQQFAEGWLYHRSGKIAWFNRLKEDRVATGWPRHFRRAVEGSRTHCRVRSTGTPPAVSVLLPAYNANRYIEEAVESILLQTFRDFELLIVDDGSTDGTAEKLERLAERDVRVQLVRRPRGRGKGYVQGLIEMAERARGEFLARMDADDVARPERFELQIDRLRSDADLVLVGGQVRWVDPYGLDLESSQYPTTHNAIDAELLAGRGGVIPHPGSLFRKSAYEQVGGYRNGFQPSEDLDLWLRLAEVGRVANVDEVILDYRQHFASVTRSRRDEQLRVKPRIIAEACQRRGLPAPEEASLDQWEPAPPDQLLYRWGWQAIKERHLEAARGHAWSLVRRRPFDRDAWHLAACAVRGR
- a CDS encoding glycosyltransferase; its protein translation is MTAAPEVSVLIPVYNGEQYLRSAVESILGQTFGDLEVVVIDDGSTDGTHDVLRDLERSDERMRVFLRPHTGYVKQLNFGIDVCRGTFIARMDADDLAYEDRLAVQIPELRRRPEVMVLGGAYDLIDGRDRLLRRHWPPCDDATLQEQCLSGQTPIGHPTAVMRRRDLIAVGGYDESLETAEDIDLWLRLGERGKLACVPHPVLRYRQHDKSVSEARAEEQADCIREGCERAYRRRGLDRTFVQPPAWRPVGESQRTDFLLTYGWWAFKSHQRQTAFVYALKALQRRPLAQEP